The genomic segment GGGTATCTGCGGCTGCTGACGCGTCCCTCCGACGCGGCGGCGGCCGTCCCGGCGCAGCCGGGCGTCCTCTCCCCCGCCTGCGCCGTGACCGGCGAGGTGCCCGGCGGCGCGGCCGCGGAGCGGCCCACGCAGGCGGACCAGGACCCGGCGGCGGTGCTCTTCGGCCTGGGGTACGGCCCGGTCCACGAGTCGCTGCCGTTCGCGGCGGCGGTCCTGGAGTCGGCGCGCCGCAGGCCCTCCGTACCCGTACCGACCTCGCTGGTGCCGGTCGGCGCGGTGCGGAGCGACCCGGCGGACATCGCGGAGCGCATCCGGCACCTGGGCGAGTTGCATCAGGCGGGGCTGGTGACGGACGTGGAGTTCAGCGCCAAGAAGGCTGAGCTGCTGGCGGAGTTGTAGCGGGGGCTCGGAGCGGGGGCTCGGAGCGGGGTCAGGCCCCGAGGTCGCCCTCCCGTACGGTCCGGGGGATCGGGGGCCTCCCGAAGAGGCCGAGGATCTCGTTGGCGAGGTCCACGACGGGCGGCAGCTCCGGCTGGTACCGCACCATGATCGCGGCGGCCAGCAGGCCGCGCGGTACGGCTCCGGCGTCGAGCAGGACGCGCCAGTCCGCCGGCCCCAGCTCCAGGAACTCCAGCGCGGTCAGCCCGGCGATCTCCAGCGGGTCGGCGAGCGTACCGGCGTAGGCGCTGAGGGTACGGAGCCGGGGCAGCCCTGTGACGGGGGCGAGGGAGACCGGATCGTCGTCCTCCCGCACCCCGATGCTCAGGACCTCCAGCAGGGGGTGGGCGGCGGCTTCGACGTCCGGGAGGGCGGACCGGTTCACGTAGGCGACGGCGGGCGTCTCGCGGTCGCGGCGGCGGCTGGGCCGTTCCTCCCGGTGCCGGCCGCTCACCCAGTCGGTGAGGGAGTCGGCGAGGAGGTCCGCCCCGATGTTCCCCTCGTGGCCGATCATGATGATCTGACCGGTGTATCCGCGCGGTCCCGGGGTCAGGTCCACCGCCAGCCGGTCGCCGCCGCCGTTGTCGCCGAACACGATCCAGCCCGGTGAGCCCACGATGCCCTGGACCCGGGCGTCGGGCCCGGTGACGGCCGCTTCCATGGCGGCGAACGTCCAACGGCAGGGGCGGGACGTCGCGTCGGCGAGGTAGAGGTCGTCCAGGGAGAGGAGCTCGCAGTCGACCGCTTCGAAGACGCGGTCGGCCGTCTCCGGGTCGTCCTTCCAGTCGTCCCAGCACGCCCGCGTCACCTGGTAGACCGTCTTGAGTTCGTCGGGCAGGACCGTCCCGAGACGCGCCTCGGCCGCGGCGATCTCCTCCTCCGTGGCGCCGAGGGCGTCGGGCAGTGCCGCGCGGAGCGTGCGCTCCAGCAGGCCGGGATCGGCGGTCGGGGCCGGTACGGCGTCCGGCACCGGGTCGGGGAGCCTGCGCCAGGGTGCGGGCAGGGCGCCCTCCACCAGGAGCAGTTCGCCCGGGTGGGGCCCGCCGATTCCGGGCTCGGCGGCTCCGCCGGGACCGTACAGGTCGAGCGTCGCCCACCCGGCCGGGTCGACCCGCAGCGCGAACGCGACGCTCTCCGCGCCGGACCCGGCGAGCGCGTCCCGTACCCGGTCCACGGCGTCGAACTCCGCCCGCATGTCCTCGGCCCGGGCCGCCCGGCCGGTCCGCGGGGACCGGCGCCGCAGGGGGAGGCTCCAACTGCCGCGCCCGATCTGCCCGGCCACCTGGCCGCCCCCGGCGAGGGTCTCCGCGTTGCTCTCCCGCAGCAGCCGCAGTACCGGCACCCAGGTGGCGAAGTCGTGTATCGGGGACACCCGTCGGCCTCCAGTCGTCCGGTGCGGGCTCCGCACCCGTGGCGAGGACGATAGCGTCGGCGTCCGCCCGGCCCCACCCCGGGGCGCTCCACCCCCTACCCCGGTACGACACGGCCCGCCGCACTCCGACACCCCGGTATGACGCCTGCGGGGCGGTCCGCTGCCTACGCTGACCGGGCCATGTCCGAGACCCCCGAAACTCCCGAATCCCCCCGCTCCCCCGGGTCCGCGCCCCCGGCACCGCCCGCCGGGAAGCCGTCTGCCGAGAAGCCACCCGCCGAGGGGCCACCCGCCGAGGGACCGCGTGCCCGGGAACCGTCGGGCGCGGCCCGGAACCGGCTGCGCGCGCTCGTCGAACGGCTGTCGGCGCCCTCGCACCCGGTCACCCCGCTGCTGGCGGACGCGCCGAGGCGCTGGCAGCGGATGATCCCGTACGCGGTGGTGCTCGCCCTGACGTCGGCGCTCCTGCCGGTCACCATCAACGTGCTGACCCACGACCGGGGGCTGCCGGGCGCGCTGGCCGCCACCCTCGCGGTGGCTCAGACGCTCCCCCTGCTGCTCCTCGCCCACCGGCCCCTCCAGGTCTGGTGGGTCACCTTCCTCGCCTCGGTCGCCGGGGCGCTGGCGCTGCTGGCCGAGCCCCAGGGTCCGTACACCGTCTGGCCGTGGCCGCCGACCGTCATCGTCGGCCAGCTCTTCGTGCTGCTCGCGCTGGGGCTGCGGGAGACCCGCCGGACCCTGGTGGCGGTGTGGCTGGCGACGGGCGCGGCAGGTCTGGTTCTCTACTCGCTGGCGCCGGACCGGGGCAACGCGAGCGCGCTGCTGCTCTTCGTGCTCGGCGCGGTGGTGCTGATGGCGGGGGCGGCCGTACGGGAACGGGGCGTCGCGCAGCGGCGGCTGGTCGAGCAGGAGACCATCAGCGCGGAGGAGCGGGCCCGGCGCACGCTGCTGGAGGAACGCGCCCGGATCGCCCGGGAGTTGCACGACGTGGTCGCGCACCACATGTCCGTGATCACCGTGCAGGCGGACTCCGCCCCGTACCGGGTGGCCGGGCTCTCCGAGGAGACCCGGGAGGAGTTCGCCTCGATCGCGGCGAGCGCCCGGGAGTCGCTGGCGGAGATGCGGCGGCTGCTCACGGTGCTGCGCGGTGACGGCACGTCGGGCGAGCGGGCCCCGCAGCCCGGCCTGGACCGGTTGCAGCAGTTGGTGGAGGCGACCGTACGCACGGGCCTGCCGGTGGAGTTGGCGCTCGCGGCGGAGCTGGGCGAGGTGCCGCCGGCCGTGGACCTGTCCGCGTACCGGATCGTGCAGGAGGCGCTGGCCAACGTGGTGCGGCACGCGCCGGGCGCCCCGACCCGGGTGTCCGTACGGGCCGATGACGGGCACCTGACGGTGCTGGTGGTCAACTCACCTCCCCCGAGACCCGGTTCTCCGCTGGAGACGTCCGGCACGGGGCACGGCCTGGTCGGGATGCGGGAGCGGGTACGCCTGACCGGCGGCACACTGGACACCGGCCCGCTGCCGGACGGCGGGTTCCGGGTCGCGGCCCGGCTTCCGCTGGGGCCGTCCGCCCCCGGTGGCGTACCGCCCTCCCCGGCCGCTCCCCCTGCCGTACCCGCCGACCCGCCCACCGCCCCGGAGGATTCCCCGTGACCATCCGTGTGATCATCGTCGACGACCAGGCCATGGTGCGGGCCGGGTTCGCGGCCCTGCTGTCGGCGCAGAGCGACATCGACGTGGTGGGCGAGGCGCCGGACGGCCGCCAGGGCGTCGAGGTCAGCCGCAACCAACGTCCCGACGTGGTCCTGATGGACGTCCGGATGCCCGAGATGGACGGACTCGCAGCCGCCCGAGCCCTGTTGGACCCACCGATCGGCGTGGTGCACCGCCCGAAGGTGCTGATGCTCACGACGTTCGACGTGGACGACTACGTGTACGAGGCGCTGCGCGCCGGGGCGTCCGGGTTCCTCCTGAAGGACGCGCCCCCGGCCGACCTGATCGCGGCGGTACGGGTGGTGGCGGCGGGCGACGCACTGCTCGCACCGTCCGTGACCCGGCGGCTGATCGCGGACTTCGCCGCCCAGCGCCCGTCCGGCGCCGCCCGCAGCGGCCAGGCGCTCCGGCTGAACGGGCTGACGCCCCGGGAGACCGAGGTCCTGGAGCTGATCGCGCGCGGGCTCTCCAACCAGGAGATCGCGGGCCGGCTGGTGCTCGCCGAGCAGACGGTGAAGACCCACATCGGGCGGGTCCTCGCCAAGCTGGACCTGCGGGACCGCGCACAGGCCGTGATCTTCGCGTACGAGTCGGGGCTCGTGACGCCGGGGAGTTGAGGCGGGTCGTCGCGGGGGCGGTGCGTGAGGTGTGGCCGCGCACACTTCCGGTCGCGCGGGCGGACCGGCACGCACGGCTCCGGCGCGCGGGCGGCAGAATGCCCCCGTGACGAGCACCGATGACCCGCGTCCCACCCGCATACCCGGCTACGAGAGCGACGCGCTCACCCACCCCACCGACCTCCTCGACGACGCCTTCTTCTGGTTGGGGCACCTGCACTCCTGTCCGGAGAGCGAGGAGACGGAGGGGTTGCTGTTCGGCGCGGACCACGACGCGGCGAGCGTCTACGCCGAGCAGCTGTGGAGGTACGCGGACTGGCCGACGTTCACCGTTCCGCTCGCCCTTGGCCACCATCTCTACGTCGTCTACCGCACCTTCGCCGAGGATCCTGGAGTCGACTACCTCCTCCACCACCCGGACTGGGAGCACGTCGAGCATCTGGCCTCGGACGAGGGGCACTTCATGGGTCCGGGCCTGTCCTGGCCGGAGCTGGTGGCGGCGGCCGGCAACGGGCTGCCCGGCGGCAGCACCACCGACCCGCACGCCCGACTTCTGCTCCTGCTCCCCGCGTTGGGCGACGAGGACGTGCCCGAGGACGCCGCCGGCCGGCTGACGGCGGCCCTGCGAGCCCGCACCGGGGTTGACGATGCCGAGGCGCTCGCGGTCGCGCTCCTGGCCGACCAGGGGCCGACCGGCCCGGTGAACTGGAGGACCCGTGACGGCATCCGGGTCGACGACGGTGCGCATTCCTACCGCAACCCCGCCAACCCCTTCGCGCTGCCGCCCGACCGGATGGCCCGGGTGTCGGCAGCGCTGGCGCCCTGAGGCGGCGGGCCGTAGGTGGCCGCGGGCCGGAGCGACTTCGGGATCAGGGCGTACGGAGTTCGCATTCCTGGGCCGTGCTGTGGTCGCAGCGGCTCGGCGGCACCAAGGATGCCAGGCCCCACAGCCCCAGTGCCGGCGCGCCCAGGACGACGACGGCGGCGCCGGTCCGGAGGACGACGGCCCCCGTGGTCCCGCCGTCCAGGCACTTCACGGCCAGGTACAGGGCCGCCGGTATCCATATCAGCAGGGCGGACATGACCAGGACGAACCATCCGTGGTGACTCACCTTCGGACGATGCCCCCGCCGGTACCCCCCGAAGCCCGTAGGTACAGCGGGAACACGTCACTCCGGCTCCTCCTGGACCACCCTCCGCAGGACTCCCTCCGTGCGCGTCCCCGCCCCCGGCGGCGGCCTCGGGTCCGGCCGTCGGAGCCCCCGGAAAATGCCGTGGACGCCGCGCCGATCCCCTCTACGGTGGCCTGATGACGACTCAGGTGATCGTGTTGAACGGCGGCTCCAGCTCCGGCAAGTCCGGGATCGTCCGGTGTCTGCAGGCGGTGCTGGCGGAGCCGTGGCTCGCGGCCGCCATCGACACCCTGGTGGACTCGATGCCCGCATCGCTCCAGACGTCCGACGGCGGGATCGAGTTCACCGCGGACGGCGGAGTGAACGTGGGTGCGGAGTTCCGGCGGCTGGAGGCGGCCTGGATGGAGGGGGTCGCCGCGACGGCGCGCGCGGCCGCCCGGGTGATCGTGGACGATGTCTTCCTCGGCGGCGCGGAGTCCCAGGCGCACTGGCAGAAGGCCCTGGTGGGGCTGGACGTGCTGTGGGTCGGGGTCCGGTGCGCGAGCGAGATCGCCTCGGGGCGGGAGATCGCGCGCGGCGACCGCACCCGCGGGATGGCGGCCGCGCAGGCGGAGTCGGTCCACGAGGGCGTGGTGTACGACCTGGAGGTGGACACCACGCGTACGGAGTCGCTGGCGTGCGCCCGGACCATCGCCGCCCGCGCCGAACGGCCCTGAGCCCAACAACCCCTCGCCGCCCGCGCCGAACGGCCCTGAGCCCAACAACCCCTCGCCGCCCGCGGCGAACGGCCCTGAGCCCCGCGCCGGACGGCTCCGCCCCCGTACACCCCCTACCCCGGTAGCACCTCGCACTTGGCTCTCCGGTGTGACGCCCGCCGGGGTGTCGCCTTCCTACCTTCTGCTCCGTCGCGCCGACCGGGGCGACGGAGCGGAAGGAGGGCCGGATGCGTCGGTACGCGAGGACCCTGGTGGCGGTCGCGCTGGCGGCCACCGTGGCGGCGGGGACCGCCGGCTGGGCGTCGGGGAGTACACAGCGAGCCGTGAGCGGGCCGCCGCCGGGAAGCGCGTCCTGGCGCGCGGACGAGGTGCGGGGGCACGCGCTGCCCGATCCCGCGAGCGCCACACCCACCCAAGTGGCGGCTTTCTTCGCCGCGTTGACCCCCGCGCAGCGCCAAGTGCTGGTGGTGCGGCACCCGTCCGTCGTCGGCAACCTCGACGGCGTACCGCTGGAACTGCGCTACCGGGCCAACTCCCTCTCCCTGCGAGCGAGTGACGATCCCCGGTACCGGCTGCTCGCCGAACAGGGGCGCCGGATCCTCGCGTTCGACCCGCGCGGTCGCGGCCTGGTGGCCGAGGTGTTCGGCGACCTGCGGGCGGCCCGGCACGTGGCGGTCGTGGTGCCCGGGTCGGACATCGACGCGGGGACGTACGACCGGGACAGCGACCCGTACGGCGCTCCGGCCGGGATGGCACGGTCGCTCCGGGACGCGACGGGGCCGGACACCGCCGTGATCGCCTGGGCCGGGTACACCACCCCGGTCGGAGTCGGGTGGGACGCGGCCACCGGGGAGCTGGCGGAGGTCGGCGCGGACCGGCTGGCCCGGTTCACGGACGGGCTGGCGGCGGACCGTCTTCCGGCGCCCGCCGTGTTCTGCCACAGCTACGGCTCGGTGGTCTGCGGGCTCGCCGCGCACCGGCTGCACGTCGGCGACCTGGTGGTGCTCGGCTCCCCGGGGATGCGCGCCGGCAGCGTCGCCGCGCTCGGCACCACCGCCCGGGTGTGGGCGGCGAAGGACCCCACCGACTGGATCGACGACGTGCCGAACGTCGAGTTCGCGGGGGTCGGCCACGGAACCGATCCGACCGACCCGGGGTTCGGCGCCCGTCGGGTGCCCGCCCGCCGGGCCGTGGGCCACACCGGCTACTTCGCCCCCGGCACCGACTCGCTCACCGCCTTCGCCGCCATCGTCGAGGGGATCGCGGGAGAGGGGGCGCTCCGATGAGTCTCGCCACGCTCGCCGCCCGGATCGAGTCCCGCACACCCGCCCACCGTGACCGCGCGATCGACGGGATGCGCGCGCTCGCGCTCCTCGCCGTGCCGACCGGGCACTGGCTGCTCGGCGGGTTCACCCGCGACGGCGACGGCGCCCTGCACAACGCGAGCCCGCTCTCCACGTTCGGGGTGCTGGCCCCGGCGAGCTGGGTGCTCCAGATGCTCGGGGTGTTCTTCCTGGTCGGCGGGTACGTCTCCGCCCTCTCCTACCGGCGCCGCACGTCCACCGCCCGCGCCTGGCTGGGCGGGCGGCTCGCCCGGCTGGGCCGTCCCGTCCTCGGGGTGACCGCCGTGTGGGCGGTGCTCGCTCCGGTGGCGCATCTGCTCGGGGTGGAGTGGACCACCCTGCGGACCGGGGCGACGCTGGTGATCCAGCCGCTCTGGTTCGTCGGGGTCTACCTGGTGGTCACCGCGCTGACCCCGGTCTGCGTGCGGCTCGCGGAACGCCTCGGCGGGTGGGCCGCCGCGCCGCTGCTGGGGGCGGTCGCCGTCGTGGACTTCCTGCGGTACGGGCCGTACGCGGACGCCGTGCCGTCCTGGCTGAGCCTGCTGAACATCCTGCCGGGGTGGCTCTTCGCGTACCAGCTCGGCGCGAGCTGGGGCGTGGGGCGGATCGGGCGGCGCGGTGCGCGGTTCCTGCTGGTGGGCGGCACGGTGCTGTTCGCCGCGCTGCTGCTGGTCTGGCACTACCCGGCGTCGATGGTCGGCGTACCGGGCGTGGCGCGCACCAATTCGCATCCGCCGTCGCTTCTGGTGCTGGCGCTGGCGGCCGCGCAGAGCGGCGCGGCGATCCTGCTGCGCGACCGGATCGGCCGGCTGCTGCGCCGCCCCGCGCTCTGGGCGCCGGTGGTGGTCGTCAACCTGTCGGCGATGACGATCCTGTGCTGGCACCAGACCGCGCTGCTTGCCGCCGCCGTCCCCGCGTCCCTGGTGGGAGGCGGCGGCGTACCGGGGCTGACCACGGCCCCCGACAGTGTCGGCTGGATCGTGGCGCGGGTGCTCTGGCTGCCGGTGTGCGCGGCCCTGCTGGTGCTGATCGCCCGCTTCACCCGCCGCTTCGAGGCCCCGTGGCGCCGGGGCACCCGCACCACCCGGGCGCGCAACGCCGTGGTGGGAGTACTGGCGGCGGGGTTCGCGGTGTTCGCGCTGGGGCTGGCATGAGGCGGGGGGTGTGAGGCGGGTGGGGCCGGCGTGGGGCGCGCGGTTGGCGGGCGGGGCGGGCGCCCGTACCTCGCTCGTACGTGAGCGGTACGGGCGCCCGTGGCGTGCCGGGCCTACTTCTCCCGGGCCGTCGCCGTGTTGCTCATGTCCGGGTAGCGGTCGC from the Streptomyces sp. NBC_01335 genome contains:
- a CDS encoding SMI1/KNR4 family protein — its product is MSPIHDFATWVPVLRLLRESNAETLAGGGQVAGQIGRGSWSLPLRRRSPRTGRAARAEDMRAEFDAVDRVRDALAGSGAESVAFALRVDPAGWATLDLYGPGGAAEPGIGGPHPGELLLVEGALPAPWRRLPDPVPDAVPAPTADPGLLERTLRAALPDALGATEEEIAAAEARLGTVLPDELKTVYQVTRACWDDWKDDPETADRVFEAVDCELLSLDDLYLADATSRPCRWTFAAMEAAVTGPDARVQGIVGSPGWIVFGDNGGGDRLAVDLTPGPRGYTGQIIMIGHEGNIGADLLADSLTDWVSGRHREERPSRRRDRETPAVAYVNRSALPDVEAAAHPLLEVLSIGVREDDDPVSLAPVTGLPRLRTLSAYAGTLADPLEIAGLTALEFLELGPADWRVLLDAGAVPRGLLAAAIMVRYQPELPPVVDLANEILGLFGRPPIPRTVREGDLGA
- a CDS encoding sensor histidine kinase encodes the protein MSETPETPESPRSPGSAPPAPPAGKPSAEKPPAEGPPAEGPRAREPSGAARNRLRALVERLSAPSHPVTPLLADAPRRWQRMIPYAVVLALTSALLPVTINVLTHDRGLPGALAATLAVAQTLPLLLLAHRPLQVWWVTFLASVAGALALLAEPQGPYTVWPWPPTVIVGQLFVLLALGLRETRRTLVAVWLATGAAGLVLYSLAPDRGNASALLLFVLGAVVLMAGAAVRERGVAQRRLVEQETISAEERARRTLLEERARIARELHDVVAHHMSVITVQADSAPYRVAGLSEETREEFASIAASARESLAEMRRLLTVLRGDGTSGERAPQPGLDRLQQLVEATVRTGLPVELALAAELGEVPPAVDLSAYRIVQEALANVVRHAPGAPTRVSVRADDGHLTVLVVNSPPPRPGSPLETSGTGHGLVGMRERVRLTGGTLDTGPLPDGGFRVAARLPLGPSAPGGVPPSPAAPPAVPADPPTAPEDSP
- a CDS encoding acyltransferase family protein — its product is MSLATLAARIESRTPAHRDRAIDGMRALALLAVPTGHWLLGGFTRDGDGALHNASPLSTFGVLAPASWVLQMLGVFFLVGGYVSALSYRRRTSTARAWLGGRLARLGRPVLGVTAVWAVLAPVAHLLGVEWTTLRTGATLVIQPLWFVGVYLVVTALTPVCVRLAERLGGWAAAPLLGAVAVVDFLRYGPYADAVPSWLSLLNILPGWLFAYQLGASWGVGRIGRRGARFLLVGGTVLFAALLLVWHYPASMVGVPGVARTNSHPPSLLVLALAAAQSGAAILLRDRIGRLLRRPALWAPVVVVNLSAMTILCWHQTALLAAAVPASLVGGGGVPGLTTAPDSVGWIVARVLWLPVCAALLVLIARFTRRFEAPWRRGTRTTRARNAVVGVLAAGFAVFALGLA
- the cpt gene encoding chloramphenicol phosphotransferase CPT translates to MTTQVIVLNGGSSSGKSGIVRCLQAVLAEPWLAAAIDTLVDSMPASLQTSDGGIEFTADGGVNVGAEFRRLEAAWMEGVAATARAAARVIVDDVFLGGAESQAHWQKALVGLDVLWVGVRCASEIASGREIARGDRTRGMAAAQAESVHEGVVYDLEVDTTRTESLACARTIAARAERP
- a CDS encoding alpha/beta hydrolase, which translates into the protein MRRYARTLVAVALAATVAAGTAGWASGSTQRAVSGPPPGSASWRADEVRGHALPDPASATPTQVAAFFAALTPAQRQVLVVRHPSVVGNLDGVPLELRYRANSLSLRASDDPRYRLLAEQGRRILAFDPRGRGLVAEVFGDLRAARHVAVVVPGSDIDAGTYDRDSDPYGAPAGMARSLRDATGPDTAVIAWAGYTTPVGVGWDAATGELAEVGADRLARFTDGLAADRLPAPAVFCHSYGSVVCGLAAHRLHVGDLVVLGSPGMRAGSVAALGTTARVWAAKDPTDWIDDVPNVEFAGVGHGTDPTDPGFGARRVPARRAVGHTGYFAPGTDSLTAFAAIVEGIAGEGALR
- a CDS encoding response regulator transcription factor; its protein translation is MTIRVIIVDDQAMVRAGFAALLSAQSDIDVVGEAPDGRQGVEVSRNQRPDVVLMDVRMPEMDGLAAARALLDPPIGVVHRPKVLMLTTFDVDDYVYEALRAGASGFLLKDAPPADLIAAVRVVAAGDALLAPSVTRRLIADFAAQRPSGAARSGQALRLNGLTPRETEVLELIARGLSNQEIAGRLVLAEQTVKTHIGRVLAKLDLRDRAQAVIFAYESGLVTPGS